Part of the Candidatus Dormiibacterota bacterium genome is shown below.
GACCTGTGTCGCAGCACTCGTCGCGCTTCTCTGCGCCTCGGCCCTGGTCCGGGCGGACGCGGGCACCGTGCAGAAGAAGCCCAATTTCGGCTTCGACCGGATGAAGGCGCTGGTGGGCTCCTGGCAGGGGACGAAGAAGGACGGCAAGGCGGTGAAGGTCACCTACACCCTGGTGGCCGACGGCTCGGCCGTGATGGAGACTCTCGAGCCGGGGGACGAGTCGGCGATGATCACGATGTATCACCCGGACGGCAGCCGCGTGATGATGACGCACTACTGCTCGGCACACAACCAGCCCCGCATGCGTGCCGAAGCGGCCACCGCCGAACCGAAGACCCTGACGTTCAATTTCGTGGACGCGACGAACCTTTCCTCCCCCTCCGAGGGTCACATGGAACGTCTGGTGGTCAGCTTCGCCGATCCCGACCATTTCACCCAGGAGTGGACGTTCAAGGTCAAGGATCAGAAACAGGTCGAAGTCTTCACCTTCCAGCGCCAGGGTTGATGTCCCGCCGCGGGCAGCCGGGCCAGGTGTGTCCGGCCGCCCGCTCTTTTCTCCCCCCACGCACCGCTCCCTCCTTGCCTCCCGCTGAAAAGCACCTAGATTAAGCCCCGAGGGCGTTGATTTTGAAAGGGTTTTGCCCGGGGACACCACTGTCGGCCCCCCGCCCGCGGCGGGAGGAACCTCGATGCCGGCTTGACGGTGAGAACACCGCTCCGTCCGGATTCCCACCAAACCCCTGAGCCACGGAGGAGCGTCTTGCTCAAAGGCCAGCTCAGGCTCGCGGCGGCGGCATTCGGCCTGGCCCTCCTGATCTTCGCCGGCGTCTCCTGGGCCGGCTACCGGACCACCCAGAGACTTCTCGAGGCCGCCGAGTGGCGCCACCACACCGACGAGGTCATCGGTCAGATCCAGACGACGCTGGGCCCGATCACGGAGATGGAGGCCGGCGCGCACAGGTTCGTCCTCACCGGGGACGAGCGGTTCCTGAAGCCGTACGGGCGCGCGTTCGAGGACCTCGAGGCGCACCTGCAGCGGCTGCGCTCCCTGACGGCCGACAATCCCCTTCAGCAACGACGGCTCGACCTCCTGGAACCGATCGTCCGCTCGAAGAACGCATTCATGGAACAGACCATCCTCCTCAGGCGCCGGGAGGGGCTCCGGGCCGCCGCGGCCCTGGTGGACACCGGGCAGGGCAAGACGCTCATGGACGACGTTCGCGCGAACGTCGCGGAGATGACGGCCGAAGAGCGCCGGCTCATGCTCCAGCGGGACGATGAGGTGAAGGCGAACACATGGTGGATGAACCTCTCGCTACTGGCCGGTGCTGTCACGAGCTTCGCGCTGCTGACCGGCATCTATTCGGTTCTGCAGCGGGAGATCCGGAGGCGGACGACCGCGGAAGAGGCGCGGGCCACGAGCGAATCCCGGTTGCAGACGATCCTCGACAACAGCCCGGCGGCAATCTACCTGAAGGATAAGGAGGGGCGCTTCCTGCTTGTCAACCGTCGGGTCGAGACGATACTCGGCCGGAGCGCCGCGGAGATCCTGGGAAGGACCTCCTACGACTTCTTCCCGAGGGATGCGGCCGACCAGCTGCGCGCGAACGAGCGGCGGGTCCTGGAATCCGGCGCTCCGCTGACCCTGGAAGAGACGGTGCCGGTCAAGGAGGGCGTGAGGACCTTTCTCCTCACCCGGTTCCCGCTGCGCGATGCGCAAGGCGCCGTGTACGCCATTGGAGGCATCTCCACCGACATCACCGAGCGCAAGCAGGCCGAGGACGAGGTGAAGCACACCCAGGCATTCCTCGACTCGGTCGTCGAGAACATCCCCAACATGGTCTTCGTCAAGGACGCCGGTGAGCTCCGGTTCGTGCGCCTGAACCAGGCGGGGGAGCAGCTGCTCGGCTTTTCGAGGGACGCGCTCATCGGCAGGAACGACTACGACTTCTTCCCGAAAGAGCAGGCCGATTTCTTCACGGCCAGGGACCGCGACGTCCTGAAGGGGGGCGTCCTCCTGGACATCCCGGACGAGCCGATCACCCGAAAGGACGGAACGCAGCGCTTCCTGCACACGAAGAAGGTGCCGATTCCCGACGAGACGGGCCGGCCCCGATACCTG
Proteins encoded:
- a CDS encoding PAS domain-containing protein — its product is MLKGQLRLAAAAFGLALLIFAGVSWAGYRTTQRLLEAAEWRHHTDEVIGQIQTTLGPITEMEAGAHRFVLTGDERFLKPYGRAFEDLEAHLQRLRSLTADNPLQQRRLDLLEPIVRSKNAFMEQTILLRRREGLRAAAALVDTGQGKTLMDDVRANVAEMTAEERRLMLQRDDEVKANTWWMNLSLLAGAVTSFALLTGIYSVLQREIRRRTTAEEARATSESRLQTILDNSPAAIYLKDKEGRFLLVNRRVETILGRSAAEILGRTSYDFFPRDAADQLRANERRVLESGAPLTLEETVPVKEGVRTFLLTRFPLRDAQGAVYAIGGISTDITERKQAEDEVKHTQAFLDSVVENIPNMVFVKDAGELRFVRLNQAGEQLLGFSRDALIGRNDYDFFPKEQADFFTARDRDVLKGGVLLDIPDEPITRKDGTQRFLHTKKVPIPDETGRPRYLLGISEDITERKVAQEQIEKLNESLKVHGAQLEAANKELEAFSYSVSHDLRAPLRHISGFVDMLREHAASGLDDKGRRFLDTIAASAGRMGELIDDLLVFSRMGRSEMGRAKVSLSSMVAGVLREMDSEVKGRSIEWTIADLPVVEADAAMLRLVFANLIGNAIKYTRTRDRARIEIGATNGGPEVVIFVRDNGVGFDMQYAHKLFGVFQRLHRADEFEGTGIGLANVRRIISRHGGRTWAEGQVDRGASFYFSLPKHKETTR